In Rhinolophus ferrumequinum isolate MPI-CBG mRhiFer1 chromosome 25, mRhiFer1_v1.p, whole genome shotgun sequence, the following proteins share a genomic window:
- the INPP5J gene encoding phosphatidylinositol 4,5-bisphosphate 5-phosphatase A isoform X4, translated as MGFPKLEHPSRITVVTWNVGTAMPPDDVTSLLHLGSGGDDSDRADMIAIGLQEVNSMINKRLKDAFFTDQWSELFMDALAPFNFVLVSTVRMQGVILLLFAKYYHLPFLRDVQTDCTRTGLGGYWGNKGGVSVRLAAFGHMLCFLNCHLPAHMDKAEQRKDNFQTILNLQQFQGPGAQGILDHDIVFWFGDLNFRIESYDLHFVKFAIDNDKLHQLWEKDQLNMAKNTWPILKGFQEGPLNFAPTFKFDVGTNKYDTSAKKRKPAWTDRILWKVKAPGGGCSPSGQESHRLQVTQHSYRSHMEYTVSDHKPVAAQFVLHFAFRDDVPLVRLEVADEWVRPEQAVVRYRMEMVFARSSWDWIGLYRVGFRHCKDYVAYVWAKHEDVDRNIYQVTFSEESLPKGHGDFILGYYSHTHSILIGVTEPFQISLPTSELASSSTDSTGASSEDEDDSTLELLAPKSRSPSPGKSKRHRSRSPGLARFPGLALRPTSRERRGTSRSPSPQNRSLAHVVPSRCNDGGSQSSSEGTSGLPGSWAFQPSVPQSLGLLPSLRLETVDPGGGSSWGPDQDVPTTDSLSPSPQGQQKLEEEGLGP; from the exons GATCACTGTGGTCACGTGGAACGTGGGCACCGCCATGCCCCCTGACGACGTCACGTCCCTCCTCCACCTGGGCAGTGGCGGCGATGACAGTGACAGGGCAGACATGATCGCCATAgg gTTGCAGGAAGTGAACTCCATGATCAACAAGAGGCTCAAGGACGCGTTCTTCACAGACCAGTGGAGCGAGCTCTTCATGGACGCGCTGGCACCTTTCAACTTCGTGCTG GTGAGTACTGTGCGGATGCAGGGCGTCATCCTGCTGCTGTTCGCCAAGTACTACCATCTGCCCTTCCTGCGGGACGTACAGACCGATTGCACGCGCACTGGCCTAGGTGGCTATTGG GGCAACAAGGGTGGAGTGAGTGTGCGACTGGCGGCCTTCGGGCACATGCTCTGCTTCCTGAATTGCCACCTGCCGGCGCACATGGACAAGGCGGAGCAGCGCAAGGACAACTTCCAAACCATTCTCAACCTCCAGCAGTTCCAGGGGCCCGGGGCACAAGGCATCCTGGATCACGA CATCGTGTTCTGGTTCGGGGACCTAAACTTCCGCATCGAGAGCTACGACCTCCACTTCGTCAAGTTTGCCATTGACAATGACAAGCTCCACCAGCTCTGGGAGAAGGACCAG CTCAACATGGCCAAGAACACCTGGCCCATCCTGAAGGGCTTCCAGGAGGGGCCCCTCAACTTTGCACCCACTTTCAAGTTTGACGTGGGTACTAACAAATATGATACCAG TGCCAAGAAGCGCAAGCCAGCCTGGACAGACCGTATCTTGTGGAAGGTCAAGGCTCCAGGTGGAGGCTGCAGCCCCTCAGGACAGGAGAGCCACCGGCTCCAGGTGACCCAGCACAGCTACCGCAGCCACATGGAATACACAGTCAGTGACCACAAGCCTGTGGCTGCCCAGTTCGTCCTACAT TTTGCCTTCAGGGACGACGTGCCACTGGTGCGGCTGGAGGTGGCAGATGAGTGGGTGCGGCCCGAGCAGGCTGTGGTGAGATACCGCATGGAAATGGTGTTCGCCCGTAGCTCCTGGGACTGGATCGGCTTGTACCGG GTGGGTTTCCGTCACTGCAAGGACTATGTGGCTTATGTCTGGGCCAAACACGAGGATGTGGACAGGAACATCTACCAG GTGACATTCAGTGAGGAATCACTGCCCAAGGGCCATGGAGACTTCATCCTGGGCTATTACAGCCACACCCACAGCATCCTGATCGGAGTCACTGAGCCCTTCCAG ATCTCGCTGCCTACCTCGGAGTTGGCCAGTAGCAGCACAGACAGTACAGGTGCCAGCTCGGAGGACGAGGATGACAGCACCCTGGAGCTGCTCGCACCTAAGTCCCGCAGCCCCAGCCCTGGCAAGTCCAAGCGGCATCGTAGCCGCAGTCCGGGCCTGGCCCGCTTCCCAGGCCTTGCCCTGCGGCCCACCTCTCGTGAACGCCGAGGCACCAGCCGAAGCCCCTCACCCCAGAACCGCAGCCTGGCCCACGTGGTCCCCAGCAGGTGCAATGATGGCGGCAGCCAGAGCAGTAGTGAGGGGACCTCTGGGCTGCCTGGCTCCTGGGCCTTCCAACCATCTGTGCCTCAAAGCCTGGGCTTGCTACCTTCCTTGCGCCTGGAGACCGTAGATCCTGGAGGTGGCAGCTCCTGGGGACCTGATCAAGATGTTCCAACCACCGACAGCCTGTCTCCCAGCCCCCAAGGCCAACAGAAGCTGGAGGAAGAGGGCCTAGGTCCCTGA
- the INPP5J gene encoding phosphatidylinositol 4,5-bisphosphate 5-phosphatase A isoform X3, with amino-acid sequence MEGHSSSGSRRPGTQAGLGPLPMPHGVSQTGAPIKEQTLAPASMTSAPASVGRTPAKLRDALVPRPLPTSEGHLQPPAQASSPVGSPSLIQTPPDPWISPSFRARPEVPRSSPENPVVPRPPQTLPLDVGQGPPEPGIRSPGLLSPTFRPGAPSAQTMPPPLPKPPRSPSRSPSRSPNRSPNRSPCIPPAPEMTFPKPGTQGAGPCGCLSPSLQTQEIPAPVTTSLSTSTSSSSSSWSAQPTFKSDPGFWITVVTWNVGTAMPPDDVTSLLHLGSGGDDSDRADMIAIGLQEVNSMINKRLKDAFFTDQWSELFMDALAPFNFVLVSTVRMQGVILLLFAKYYHLPFLRDVQTDCTRTGLGGYWGNKGGVSVRLAAFGHMLCFLNCHLPAHMDKAEQRKDNFQTILNLQQFQGPGAQGILDHDIVFWFGDLNFRIESYDLHFVKFAIDNDKLHQLWEKDQLNMAKNTWPILKGFQEGPLNFAPTFKFDVGTNKYDTSAKKRKPAWTDRILWKVKAPGGGCSPSGQESHRLQVTQHSYRSHMEYTVSDHKPVAAQFVLHFAFRDDVPLVRLEVADEWVRPEQAVVRYRMEMVFARSSWDWIGLYRVGFRHCKDYVAYVWAKHEDVDRNIYQVTFSEESLPKGHGDFILGYYSHTHSILIGVTEPFQISLPTSELASSSTDSTGASSEDEDDSTLELLAPKSRSPSPGKSKRHRSRSPGLARFPGLALRPTSRERRGTSRSPSPQNRSLAHVVPSRCNDGGSQSSSEGTSGLPGSWAFQPSVPQSLGLLPSLRLETVDPGGGSSWGPDQDVPTTDSLSPSPQGQQKLEEEGLGP; translated from the exons GAACAGACCCTGGCTCCAGCATCCATGACATCAGCCCCGGCTTCTGTGGGACGGACACCAGCCAAACTGAGGGATGCCCTAGTCCCTAGACCTCTCCCCACTTCTGAAGGGCATCTCCAGCCACCAGCTCAGGCATCCAGTCCTGTGGGCTCCCCATCCTTGATCCAAACTCCACCAGACCCCTGGATCTCCCCTTCCTTCAGAGCCCGGCCTGAGGTCCCCCGAAGCAGCCCTGAGAATCCTGTTGTGCCCCGTCCACCCCAGACCCTGCCCCTGGATGTGGGCCAAGGTCCTCCAGAGCCTGGCATCCGCTCCCCAGGACTTCTCTCCCCCACCTTTAGGCCAGGAGCCCCCTCAGCCCAGACCATGCCCCCACCTCTGCCTAAGCCACCCCGGTCTCCCAGCCGATCCCCCAGCCGCTCCCCTAACCGCTCCCCCAACCGCTCCCCCTGTATACCCCCAGCCCCTGAGATGACCTTCCCCAAGCCTGGCACCCAGGGTGCAGGGCCTTGTGGGTGCCTAAGCCCCAGCCTTCAGACCCAAGAAATCCCAGCCCCAGTCACCACCTCTCTTTCTACATCGACCTCGTCGTCATCCTCCTCTTGGTCAGCTCAGCCTACCTTCAAGAGCGACCCTGGCTTCTG GATCACTGTGGTCACGTGGAACGTGGGCACCGCCATGCCCCCTGACGACGTCACGTCCCTCCTCCACCTGGGCAGTGGCGGCGATGACAGTGACAGGGCAGACATGATCGCCATAgg gTTGCAGGAAGTGAACTCCATGATCAACAAGAGGCTCAAGGACGCGTTCTTCACAGACCAGTGGAGCGAGCTCTTCATGGACGCGCTGGCACCTTTCAACTTCGTGCTG GTGAGTACTGTGCGGATGCAGGGCGTCATCCTGCTGCTGTTCGCCAAGTACTACCATCTGCCCTTCCTGCGGGACGTACAGACCGATTGCACGCGCACTGGCCTAGGTGGCTATTGG GGCAACAAGGGTGGAGTGAGTGTGCGACTGGCGGCCTTCGGGCACATGCTCTGCTTCCTGAATTGCCACCTGCCGGCGCACATGGACAAGGCGGAGCAGCGCAAGGACAACTTCCAAACCATTCTCAACCTCCAGCAGTTCCAGGGGCCCGGGGCACAAGGCATCCTGGATCACGA CATCGTGTTCTGGTTCGGGGACCTAAACTTCCGCATCGAGAGCTACGACCTCCACTTCGTCAAGTTTGCCATTGACAATGACAAGCTCCACCAGCTCTGGGAGAAGGACCAG CTCAACATGGCCAAGAACACCTGGCCCATCCTGAAGGGCTTCCAGGAGGGGCCCCTCAACTTTGCACCCACTTTCAAGTTTGACGTGGGTACTAACAAATATGATACCAG TGCCAAGAAGCGCAAGCCAGCCTGGACAGACCGTATCTTGTGGAAGGTCAAGGCTCCAGGTGGAGGCTGCAGCCCCTCAGGACAGGAGAGCCACCGGCTCCAGGTGACCCAGCACAGCTACCGCAGCCACATGGAATACACAGTCAGTGACCACAAGCCTGTGGCTGCCCAGTTCGTCCTACAT TTTGCCTTCAGGGACGACGTGCCACTGGTGCGGCTGGAGGTGGCAGATGAGTGGGTGCGGCCCGAGCAGGCTGTGGTGAGATACCGCATGGAAATGGTGTTCGCCCGTAGCTCCTGGGACTGGATCGGCTTGTACCGG GTGGGTTTCCGTCACTGCAAGGACTATGTGGCTTATGTCTGGGCCAAACACGAGGATGTGGACAGGAACATCTACCAG GTGACATTCAGTGAGGAATCACTGCCCAAGGGCCATGGAGACTTCATCCTGGGCTATTACAGCCACACCCACAGCATCCTGATCGGAGTCACTGAGCCCTTCCAG ATCTCGCTGCCTACCTCGGAGTTGGCCAGTAGCAGCACAGACAGTACAGGTGCCAGCTCGGAGGACGAGGATGACAGCACCCTGGAGCTGCTCGCACCTAAGTCCCGCAGCCCCAGCCCTGGCAAGTCCAAGCGGCATCGTAGCCGCAGTCCGGGCCTGGCCCGCTTCCCAGGCCTTGCCCTGCGGCCCACCTCTCGTGAACGCCGAGGCACCAGCCGAAGCCCCTCACCCCAGAACCGCAGCCTGGCCCACGTGGTCCCCAGCAGGTGCAATGATGGCGGCAGCCAGAGCAGTAGTGAGGGGACCTCTGGGCTGCCTGGCTCCTGGGCCTTCCAACCATCTGTGCCTCAAAGCCTGGGCTTGCTACCTTCCTTGCGCCTGGAGACCGTAGATCCTGGAGGTGGCAGCTCCTGGGGACCTGATCAAGATGTTCCAACCACCGACAGCCTGTCTCCCAGCCCCCAAGGCCAACAGAAGCTGGAGGAAGAGGGCCTAGGTCCCTGA
- the INPP5J gene encoding phosphatidylinositol 4,5-bisphosphate 5-phosphatase A isoform X1, with amino-acid sequence MEGHSSSGSRRPGTQAGLGPLPMPHGVSQTGAPIKVDSSFQLPAKENATPVPLEPRLALAPMGPRATLPPSSEGPRLALASSQSILAPLSTSGGQKTTPASRSSSLAPTSVGQLVMSASAGPKPPPATSGSVLAPTSLEQLVMSASVRPRPPTATLGPRLAPMSRDQKQVPPASMGPKPALATSGLSLALTSEEQSPQPPTNSSPVPSPVLLSSQEQTLAPASMTSAPASVGRTPAKLRDALVPRPLPTSEGHLQPPAQASSPVGSPSLIQTPPDPWISPSFRARPEVPRSSPENPVVPRPPQTLPLDVGQGPPEPGIRSPGLLSPTFRPGAPSAQTMPPPLPKPPRSPSRSPSRSPNRSPNRSPCIPPAPEMTFPKPGTQGAGPCGCLSPSLQTQEIPAPVTTSLSTSTSSSSSSWSAQPTFKSDPGFWITVVTWNVGTAMPPDDVTSLLHLGSGGDDSDRADMIAIGLQEVNSMINKRLKDAFFTDQWSELFMDALAPFNFVLVSTVRMQGVILLLFAKYYHLPFLRDVQTDCTRTGLGGYWGNKGGVSVRLAAFGHMLCFLNCHLPAHMDKAEQRKDNFQTILNLQQFQGPGAQGILDHDIVFWFGDLNFRIESYDLHFVKFAIDNDKLHQLWEKDQLNMAKNTWPILKGFQEGPLNFAPTFKFDVGTNKYDTSAKKRKPAWTDRILWKVKAPGGGCSPSGQESHRLQVTQHSYRSHMEYTVSDHKPVAAQFVLHFAFRDDVPLVRLEVADEWVRPEQAVVRYRMEMVFARSSWDWIGLYRVGFRHCKDYVAYVWAKHEDVDRNIYQVTFSEESLPKGHGDFILGYYSHTHSILIGVTEPFQISLPTSELASSSTDSTGASSEDEDDSTLELLAPKSRSPSPGKSKRHRSRSPGLARFPGLALRPTSRERRGTSRSPSPQNRSLAHVVPSRCNDGGSQSSSEGTSGLPGSWAFQPSVPQSLGLLPSLRLETVDPGGGSSWGPDQDVPTTDSLSPSPQGQQKLEEEGLGP; translated from the exons GTGGACTCAAGTTTTCAGCTCCCAGCCAAGGAGAATGCAACCCCAGTACCCTTGGAACCAAGGCTGGCTCTGGCACCTATGGGGCCACGAGCCACTCTGCCACCTTCCTCAGAGGGGCCAAGGCTGGCCCTGGCATCTTCTCAATCCATCCTGGCTCCACTGTCCACCTCTGGAGGGCAGAAAACAACTCCTGCCAGTCGCAGCTCCAGCCTGGCTCCAACATCTGTGGGCCAGTTGGTGATGTCTGCCTCTGCTGGGCCGAAGCCTCCTCCAGCAACTTCAGGCTCAGTCCTGGCTCCAACATCCCTGGAGCAGCTGGTGATGTCTGCCTCGGTCAGGCCAAGGCCGCCCACAGCCACCCTGGGGCCCAGGCTGGCTCCAATGTCCAGAGACCAGAAGCAGGTGCCACCTGCCTCCATGGGACCCAAGCCAGCACTGGCCACTTCAGGTCTGAGCCTGGCCCTGACATCTGAGGAGCAGTCCCCACAGCCTCCCACCAACTCTTCTCCAGTGCCCAGTCCAGTTCTGTTGTCCTCTCAGGAACAGACCCTGGCTCCAGCATCCATGACATCAGCCCCGGCTTCTGTGGGACGGACACCAGCCAAACTGAGGGATGCCCTAGTCCCTAGACCTCTCCCCACTTCTGAAGGGCATCTCCAGCCACCAGCTCAGGCATCCAGTCCTGTGGGCTCCCCATCCTTGATCCAAACTCCACCAGACCCCTGGATCTCCCCTTCCTTCAGAGCCCGGCCTGAGGTCCCCCGAAGCAGCCCTGAGAATCCTGTTGTGCCCCGTCCACCCCAGACCCTGCCCCTGGATGTGGGCCAAGGTCCTCCAGAGCCTGGCATCCGCTCCCCAGGACTTCTCTCCCCCACCTTTAGGCCAGGAGCCCCCTCAGCCCAGACCATGCCCCCACCTCTGCCTAAGCCACCCCGGTCTCCCAGCCGATCCCCCAGCCGCTCCCCTAACCGCTCCCCCAACCGCTCCCCCTGTATACCCCCAGCCCCTGAGATGACCTTCCCCAAGCCTGGCACCCAGGGTGCAGGGCCTTGTGGGTGCCTAAGCCCCAGCCTTCAGACCCAAGAAATCCCAGCCCCAGTCACCACCTCTCTTTCTACATCGACCTCGTCGTCATCCTCCTCTTGGTCAGCTCAGCCTACCTTCAAGAGCGACCCTGGCTTCTG GATCACTGTGGTCACGTGGAACGTGGGCACCGCCATGCCCCCTGACGACGTCACGTCCCTCCTCCACCTGGGCAGTGGCGGCGATGACAGTGACAGGGCAGACATGATCGCCATAgg gTTGCAGGAAGTGAACTCCATGATCAACAAGAGGCTCAAGGACGCGTTCTTCACAGACCAGTGGAGCGAGCTCTTCATGGACGCGCTGGCACCTTTCAACTTCGTGCTG GTGAGTACTGTGCGGATGCAGGGCGTCATCCTGCTGCTGTTCGCCAAGTACTACCATCTGCCCTTCCTGCGGGACGTACAGACCGATTGCACGCGCACTGGCCTAGGTGGCTATTGG GGCAACAAGGGTGGAGTGAGTGTGCGACTGGCGGCCTTCGGGCACATGCTCTGCTTCCTGAATTGCCACCTGCCGGCGCACATGGACAAGGCGGAGCAGCGCAAGGACAACTTCCAAACCATTCTCAACCTCCAGCAGTTCCAGGGGCCCGGGGCACAAGGCATCCTGGATCACGA CATCGTGTTCTGGTTCGGGGACCTAAACTTCCGCATCGAGAGCTACGACCTCCACTTCGTCAAGTTTGCCATTGACAATGACAAGCTCCACCAGCTCTGGGAGAAGGACCAG CTCAACATGGCCAAGAACACCTGGCCCATCCTGAAGGGCTTCCAGGAGGGGCCCCTCAACTTTGCACCCACTTTCAAGTTTGACGTGGGTACTAACAAATATGATACCAG TGCCAAGAAGCGCAAGCCAGCCTGGACAGACCGTATCTTGTGGAAGGTCAAGGCTCCAGGTGGAGGCTGCAGCCCCTCAGGACAGGAGAGCCACCGGCTCCAGGTGACCCAGCACAGCTACCGCAGCCACATGGAATACACAGTCAGTGACCACAAGCCTGTGGCTGCCCAGTTCGTCCTACAT TTTGCCTTCAGGGACGACGTGCCACTGGTGCGGCTGGAGGTGGCAGATGAGTGGGTGCGGCCCGAGCAGGCTGTGGTGAGATACCGCATGGAAATGGTGTTCGCCCGTAGCTCCTGGGACTGGATCGGCTTGTACCGG GTGGGTTTCCGTCACTGCAAGGACTATGTGGCTTATGTCTGGGCCAAACACGAGGATGTGGACAGGAACATCTACCAG GTGACATTCAGTGAGGAATCACTGCCCAAGGGCCATGGAGACTTCATCCTGGGCTATTACAGCCACACCCACAGCATCCTGATCGGAGTCACTGAGCCCTTCCAG ATCTCGCTGCCTACCTCGGAGTTGGCCAGTAGCAGCACAGACAGTACAGGTGCCAGCTCGGAGGACGAGGATGACAGCACCCTGGAGCTGCTCGCACCTAAGTCCCGCAGCCCCAGCCCTGGCAAGTCCAAGCGGCATCGTAGCCGCAGTCCGGGCCTGGCCCGCTTCCCAGGCCTTGCCCTGCGGCCCACCTCTCGTGAACGCCGAGGCACCAGCCGAAGCCCCTCACCCCAGAACCGCAGCCTGGCCCACGTGGTCCCCAGCAGGTGCAATGATGGCGGCAGCCAGAGCAGTAGTGAGGGGACCTCTGGGCTGCCTGGCTCCTGGGCCTTCCAACCATCTGTGCCTCAAAGCCTGGGCTTGCTACCTTCCTTGCGCCTGGAGACCGTAGATCCTGGAGGTGGCAGCTCCTGGGGACCTGATCAAGATGTTCCAACCACCGACAGCCTGTCTCCCAGCCCCCAAGGCCAACAGAAGCTGGAGGAAGAGGGCCTAGGTCCCTGA
- the INPP5J gene encoding phosphatidylinositol 4,5-bisphosphate 5-phosphatase A isoform X2, with the protein MEGHSSSGSRRPGTQAGLGPLPMPHGVSQTGAPIKVDSSFQLPAKENATPVPLEPRLALAPMGPRATLPPSSEGPRLALASSQSILAPLSTSGGQKTTPASRSSSLAPTSVGQLVMSASAGPKPPPATSGSVLAPTSLEQLVMSASVRPRPPTATLGPRLAPMSRDQKQVPPASMGPKPALATSGLSLALTSEEQSPQPPTNSSPVPSPVLLSSQEQTLAPASMTSAPASVGRTPAKLRDALVPRPLPTSEGHLQPPAQASSPVGSPSLIQTPPDPWISPSFRARPEVPRSSPENPVVPRPPQTLPLDVGQGPPEPGIRSPGLLSPTFRPGAPSAQTMPPPLPKPPRSPSRSPSRSPNRSPNRSPCIPPAPEMTFPKPGTQGAGPCGCLSPSLQTQEIPAPVTTSLSTSTSSSSSSWSAQPTFKSDPGFWITVVTWNVGTAMPPDDVTSLLHLGSGGDDSDRADMIAIGLQEVNSMINKRLKDAFFTDQWSELFMDALAPFNFVLGNKGGVSVRLAAFGHMLCFLNCHLPAHMDKAEQRKDNFQTILNLQQFQGPGAQGILDHDIVFWFGDLNFRIESYDLHFVKFAIDNDKLHQLWEKDQLNMAKNTWPILKGFQEGPLNFAPTFKFDVGTNKYDTSAKKRKPAWTDRILWKVKAPGGGCSPSGQESHRLQVTQHSYRSHMEYTVSDHKPVAAQFVLHFAFRDDVPLVRLEVADEWVRPEQAVVRYRMEMVFARSSWDWIGLYRVGFRHCKDYVAYVWAKHEDVDRNIYQVTFSEESLPKGHGDFILGYYSHTHSILIGVTEPFQISLPTSELASSSTDSTGASSEDEDDSTLELLAPKSRSPSPGKSKRHRSRSPGLARFPGLALRPTSRERRGTSRSPSPQNRSLAHVVPSRCNDGGSQSSSEGTSGLPGSWAFQPSVPQSLGLLPSLRLETVDPGGGSSWGPDQDVPTTDSLSPSPQGQQKLEEEGLGP; encoded by the exons GTGGACTCAAGTTTTCAGCTCCCAGCCAAGGAGAATGCAACCCCAGTACCCTTGGAACCAAGGCTGGCTCTGGCACCTATGGGGCCACGAGCCACTCTGCCACCTTCCTCAGAGGGGCCAAGGCTGGCCCTGGCATCTTCTCAATCCATCCTGGCTCCACTGTCCACCTCTGGAGGGCAGAAAACAACTCCTGCCAGTCGCAGCTCCAGCCTGGCTCCAACATCTGTGGGCCAGTTGGTGATGTCTGCCTCTGCTGGGCCGAAGCCTCCTCCAGCAACTTCAGGCTCAGTCCTGGCTCCAACATCCCTGGAGCAGCTGGTGATGTCTGCCTCGGTCAGGCCAAGGCCGCCCACAGCCACCCTGGGGCCCAGGCTGGCTCCAATGTCCAGAGACCAGAAGCAGGTGCCACCTGCCTCCATGGGACCCAAGCCAGCACTGGCCACTTCAGGTCTGAGCCTGGCCCTGACATCTGAGGAGCAGTCCCCACAGCCTCCCACCAACTCTTCTCCAGTGCCCAGTCCAGTTCTGTTGTCCTCTCAGGAACAGACCCTGGCTCCAGCATCCATGACATCAGCCCCGGCTTCTGTGGGACGGACACCAGCCAAACTGAGGGATGCCCTAGTCCCTAGACCTCTCCCCACTTCTGAAGGGCATCTCCAGCCACCAGCTCAGGCATCCAGTCCTGTGGGCTCCCCATCCTTGATCCAAACTCCACCAGACCCCTGGATCTCCCCTTCCTTCAGAGCCCGGCCTGAGGTCCCCCGAAGCAGCCCTGAGAATCCTGTTGTGCCCCGTCCACCCCAGACCCTGCCCCTGGATGTGGGCCAAGGTCCTCCAGAGCCTGGCATCCGCTCCCCAGGACTTCTCTCCCCCACCTTTAGGCCAGGAGCCCCCTCAGCCCAGACCATGCCCCCACCTCTGCCTAAGCCACCCCGGTCTCCCAGCCGATCCCCCAGCCGCTCCCCTAACCGCTCCCCCAACCGCTCCCCCTGTATACCCCCAGCCCCTGAGATGACCTTCCCCAAGCCTGGCACCCAGGGTGCAGGGCCTTGTGGGTGCCTAAGCCCCAGCCTTCAGACCCAAGAAATCCCAGCCCCAGTCACCACCTCTCTTTCTACATCGACCTCGTCGTCATCCTCCTCTTGGTCAGCTCAGCCTACCTTCAAGAGCGACCCTGGCTTCTG GATCACTGTGGTCACGTGGAACGTGGGCACCGCCATGCCCCCTGACGACGTCACGTCCCTCCTCCACCTGGGCAGTGGCGGCGATGACAGTGACAGGGCAGACATGATCGCCATAgg gTTGCAGGAAGTGAACTCCATGATCAACAAGAGGCTCAAGGACGCGTTCTTCACAGACCAGTGGAGCGAGCTCTTCATGGACGCGCTGGCACCTTTCAACTTCGTGCTG GGCAACAAGGGTGGAGTGAGTGTGCGACTGGCGGCCTTCGGGCACATGCTCTGCTTCCTGAATTGCCACCTGCCGGCGCACATGGACAAGGCGGAGCAGCGCAAGGACAACTTCCAAACCATTCTCAACCTCCAGCAGTTCCAGGGGCCCGGGGCACAAGGCATCCTGGATCACGA CATCGTGTTCTGGTTCGGGGACCTAAACTTCCGCATCGAGAGCTACGACCTCCACTTCGTCAAGTTTGCCATTGACAATGACAAGCTCCACCAGCTCTGGGAGAAGGACCAG CTCAACATGGCCAAGAACACCTGGCCCATCCTGAAGGGCTTCCAGGAGGGGCCCCTCAACTTTGCACCCACTTTCAAGTTTGACGTGGGTACTAACAAATATGATACCAG TGCCAAGAAGCGCAAGCCAGCCTGGACAGACCGTATCTTGTGGAAGGTCAAGGCTCCAGGTGGAGGCTGCAGCCCCTCAGGACAGGAGAGCCACCGGCTCCAGGTGACCCAGCACAGCTACCGCAGCCACATGGAATACACAGTCAGTGACCACAAGCCTGTGGCTGCCCAGTTCGTCCTACAT TTTGCCTTCAGGGACGACGTGCCACTGGTGCGGCTGGAGGTGGCAGATGAGTGGGTGCGGCCCGAGCAGGCTGTGGTGAGATACCGCATGGAAATGGTGTTCGCCCGTAGCTCCTGGGACTGGATCGGCTTGTACCGG GTGGGTTTCCGTCACTGCAAGGACTATGTGGCTTATGTCTGGGCCAAACACGAGGATGTGGACAGGAACATCTACCAG GTGACATTCAGTGAGGAATCACTGCCCAAGGGCCATGGAGACTTCATCCTGGGCTATTACAGCCACACCCACAGCATCCTGATCGGAGTCACTGAGCCCTTCCAG ATCTCGCTGCCTACCTCGGAGTTGGCCAGTAGCAGCACAGACAGTACAGGTGCCAGCTCGGAGGACGAGGATGACAGCACCCTGGAGCTGCTCGCACCTAAGTCCCGCAGCCCCAGCCCTGGCAAGTCCAAGCGGCATCGTAGCCGCAGTCCGGGCCTGGCCCGCTTCCCAGGCCTTGCCCTGCGGCCCACCTCTCGTGAACGCCGAGGCACCAGCCGAAGCCCCTCACCCCAGAACCGCAGCCTGGCCCACGTGGTCCCCAGCAGGTGCAATGATGGCGGCAGCCAGAGCAGTAGTGAGGGGACCTCTGGGCTGCCTGGCTCCTGGGCCTTCCAACCATCTGTGCCTCAAAGCCTGGGCTTGCTACCTTCCTTGCGCCTGGAGACCGTAGATCCTGGAGGTGGCAGCTCCTGGGGACCTGATCAAGATGTTCCAACCACCGACAGCCTGTCTCCCAGCCCCCAAGGCCAACAGAAGCTGGAGGAAGAGGGCCTAGGTCCCTGA